The following coding sequences lie in one Pseudomonas sp. B33.4 genomic window:
- a CDS encoding sigma-54 interaction domain-containing protein yields MNTTESLKDYQRVRSLAIRSLFEIIEQSSEGTVIVDRDANIVWMNERYARRFGLESAAGAIGKPCESVIPGSLLREVVRTGRPILLDMQDTPKEPLVVMRLPIHDDAGTVIGAIGFALFDELRTLSPMLKRYLSMQEELASTRSLLRARQTKYNFAHFIGTSAASLEVKRRARRSASAESPVLLLGETGTGKELLAQAIHSASPRAHKAFVSINSAAIPEALLEAEFFGTAPGAFTGADRKGRTGKLQIAQGGTLFLDEIGDMPLPLQSKLLRVLQEKEFEPVGSNDVIQSDVRVIAATSTDLQAAIKRGEFRADLYYRLNVLPIQVPALRERLDDLPALSEAILEELRSQHELHRDALALLAQHAWPGNIRELRNVLERAALLSDDLMLTEQDIRAAIGTLTPVERGSAPLAEMAPKETFAQARERFDRQLIQSALAQCAGNVPEAAARLGLGRSTLYKKMVALGIA; encoded by the coding sequence ATGAACACCACCGAAAGCCTCAAGGACTACCAACGGGTTCGCAGCCTGGCGATCCGTTCGCTGTTCGAGATCATCGAGCAGTCCAGCGAAGGCACGGTGATTGTCGATCGCGATGCCAACATCGTCTGGATGAACGAGCGTTACGCCCGGCGCTTCGGTCTTGAATCGGCAGCAGGTGCGATCGGCAAACCCTGTGAGAGCGTGATCCCCGGCAGTTTGTTGCGTGAAGTCGTGCGCACCGGGCGGCCCATCCTTCTGGACATGCAGGACACCCCTAAAGAGCCATTGGTGGTGATGCGTCTGCCAATCCATGACGACGCCGGCACGGTGATCGGCGCGATCGGTTTTGCCCTGTTCGATGAACTGCGCACTCTGTCGCCGATGCTCAAGCGCTACTTGAGTATGCAGGAAGAACTGGCCTCGACCCGTTCTCTGCTGCGCGCCCGGCAAACCAAATACAACTTCGCCCATTTCATCGGTACCAGTGCCGCCAGCCTGGAAGTCAAACGCCGTGCCCGACGCAGTGCCAGCGCCGAGTCGCCGGTGTTGCTGCTCGGCGAAACCGGCACCGGCAAAGAGCTGTTGGCCCAGGCCATTCACAGCGCCTCGCCACGGGCGCACAAAGCGTTTGTCAGCATCAACAGCGCGGCGATTCCCGAGGCACTGCTGGAAGCGGAGTTTTTCGGCACGGCACCCGGTGCGTTCACCGGCGCCGACCGCAAGGGTCGCACCGGCAAGCTGCAGATAGCTCAGGGCGGCACGCTGTTTCTCGACGAGATCGGTGACATGCCGCTGCCCTTGCAGAGCAAACTGCTGCGTGTGCTGCAGGAAAAGGAATTCGAACCGGTCGGTTCCAACGACGTCATTCAAAGTGACGTTCGGGTGATTGCCGCGACTTCGACCGATCTGCAAGCGGCGATCAAACGCGGTGAGTTCCGCGCCGACTTGTACTACCGCCTCAATGTGTTGCCGATCCAGGTGCCGGCGCTGCGTGAACGTCTTGATGACCTGCCGGCGCTCAGCGAAGCCATTCTTGAAGAGCTGCGCAGTCAGCACGAACTGCACCGAGATGCGCTGGCATTGCTCGCACAGCACGCATGGCCGGGGAACATTCGCGAACTGCGCAATGTGCTGGAGCGGGCAGCGCTGCTCAGTGATGACTTGATGCTGACCGAGCAGGATATTCGTGCGGCGATTGGCACGTTGACGCCGGTCGAGCGTGGTTCTGCCCCACTGGCTGAGATGGCGCCAAAGGAAACATTCGCCCAGGCACGCGAGCGGTTTGATCGGCAGTTGATTCAGTCTGCCCTCGCTCAATGCGCGGGGAATGTACCGGAAGCGGCTGCTCGACTGGGGCTTGGTCGGTCGACGCTGTACAAGAAAATGGTGGCGCTGGGGATTGCTTGA
- a CDS encoding PAS domain S-box protein — translation MNAVPNTDDAQALIARTDWSRGPLGAAGSWPQSLRTAVDIVIHSPMPMLLLWGPQLTQIYNNGFALLAGHKHPHAFGQPAHQIWPELRDFTDPIYSAVLQGQVRTYSERRFTLQREGKESDFWLDLTYSPIRDETAQVAGILVTAIETNERRRIALELQRRSEESLKAQRETEERLQLALAATDAVGTWDWDIGEDRFIADAHFAQLHGIDPSLAGQLPISDYLQGVHPEDRAMVARSIKHCITYGTEYAEEYRLLQADGEVRWVFARGRCYKDHHGRPMRFLGAALDLTERKHTEQALRQSQTELQLIINAMPILISYVDREERFRLNNAAYLDWYGLTPQELYGRTIRDVIGEEAYFLRLPYIAEALAGRPCSFSLYTPHRDGSSRHALMNYLPRYGADGAVNGFYIFVIDETERKKTEEALRNLNETLEERVSARTEQLAQANQRLQNEMFERERAEDALRHAQKMEAVGQLTGGIAHDFNNMLTGIIGSLDLMQRYIANGRADEIGRFTEAAVSSANRAAALTHRLLAFSRRQSLDRKTLNVNELVHSLEDLIRRTKGDPIELKLRLAEHVWPVSTDVSQLENALLNLVINARDAMPDGGELVIETANVYLDGSDITTLEPVKAGDYLMLAVSDNGTGMTPSVRSKAFDPFFTTKPIGQGTGLGLSMIYGFAQQSGGHVSLDSLPGQGTCVRLYLPRLYGIEPERPTIVPLEQAPTTATGETVVVVEDDPAVRMLVLDLLRELGYQAYEAEDAKTALPLLESDLRVDLLVTDVGLPGMNGRQLAEIARQHRPGLKVLFMTGYAQKAAERQGFLEDGMDMVAKPFAIELLASKIRMMLSQTP, via the coding sequence ATGAATGCTGTACCGAACACCGACGACGCGCAGGCACTGATCGCCCGTACCGACTGGAGTCGCGGCCCGCTGGGCGCTGCCGGGAGTTGGCCGCAGAGCCTGCGTACGGCGGTGGACATTGTGATTCACTCGCCGATGCCGATGCTGTTGCTGTGGGGCCCGCAACTCACGCAGATCTACAACAATGGCTTCGCCCTGCTCGCCGGCCACAAGCATCCGCACGCTTTCGGACAGCCTGCGCACCAGATCTGGCCGGAACTTCGCGACTTTACCGACCCGATTTACAGCGCCGTCCTACAAGGCCAGGTACGCACCTACAGCGAAAGACGCTTCACCCTGCAGCGCGAAGGCAAAGAGTCCGACTTCTGGCTGGATCTGACCTACAGCCCGATTCGCGATGAAACCGCGCAAGTGGCCGGAATTCTGGTGACGGCCATCGAAACCAACGAACGCCGACGCATCGCTCTGGAACTGCAGCGACGTTCCGAAGAAAGTCTCAAGGCCCAACGCGAAACCGAGGAGCGTCTGCAACTGGCCCTCGCCGCGACCGATGCCGTCGGCACCTGGGATTGGGATATTGGTGAAGATCGCTTCATCGCCGATGCGCATTTCGCTCAGTTGCATGGCATCGATCCCAGTCTTGCCGGGCAGTTGCCGATTAGCGATTACTTGCAAGGCGTGCACCCTGAAGACCGCGCGATGGTCGCGCGCAGCATCAAACACTGCATCACCTATGGCACCGAATACGCTGAGGAATATCGCCTGCTGCAAGCCGACGGCGAGGTGCGCTGGGTGTTCGCCCGCGGGCGCTGCTACAAGGATCACCATGGCCGGCCCATGCGTTTCCTTGGAGCAGCGCTGGATCTGACCGAGCGTAAACACACCGAACAAGCGTTGCGCCAGAGCCAGACCGAACTGCAACTGATCATCAACGCCATGCCGATCCTGATCAGTTACGTCGACCGCGAAGAGCGTTTTCGCCTGAACAATGCGGCCTATCTCGACTGGTACGGGCTCACGCCGCAAGAGCTTTACGGGCGCACGATTCGTGACGTCATCGGTGAAGAAGCCTATTTTTTGCGCCTGCCTTACATTGCCGAAGCCCTGGCCGGCAGACCGTGCTCATTCAGCCTGTACACCCCGCACCGCGATGGCAGCAGCCGCCACGCGCTGATGAATTACCTGCCACGTTACGGTGCGGACGGCGCGGTGAATGGTTTCTACATCTTTGTCATCGACGAGACCGAGCGCAAGAAAACCGAAGAAGCCTTGCGTAATCTCAACGAAACCCTCGAAGAACGGGTCAGTGCTCGCACCGAACAACTGGCGCAGGCCAACCAGCGTTTGCAAAACGAGATGTTCGAACGCGAGCGCGCCGAAGATGCCTTGCGCCACGCGCAGAAAATGGAGGCGGTCGGTCAGCTCACCGGCGGCATCGCCCACGACTTCAACAACATGCTCACCGGGATCATCGGCAGTCTCGATTTGATGCAGCGCTACATTGCCAATGGCCGGGCCGATGAGATTGGTCGTTTTACCGAAGCGGCGGTGTCATCGGCCAACCGAGCGGCGGCGCTGACCCATCGTCTGCTGGCGTTTTCGCGGCGACAGTCGCTGGATCGCAAAACCCTCAACGTCAATGAACTGGTGCATTCGCTGGAAGACCTGATCCGTCGGACCAAGGGCGATCCGATCGAACTCAAACTGCGTCTGGCCGAGCATGTATGGCCGGTCAGCACCGACGTCAGCCAATTGGAAAACGCCCTGCTCAACCTGGTCATCAATGCCCGGGATGCGATGCCTGATGGCGGCGAGCTGGTGATTGAAACTGCCAACGTGTATCTCGATGGCAGTGACATCACCACGCTGGAACCGGTCAAGGCCGGCGATTACCTGATGCTGGCGGTCAGCGACAACGGCACCGGCATGACGCCGTCCGTACGTTCCAAGGCTTTTGATCCGTTCTTCACCACCAAGCCCATAGGCCAGGGCACCGGTCTGGGATTGTCGATGATTTATGGGTTTGCCCAGCAATCGGGCGGGCATGTCAGCCTTGATAGCTTGCCCGGCCAGGGCACTTGTGTGCGTCTGTACTTGCCGCGCCTTTACGGTATTGAGCCGGAACGTCCGACGATTGTGCCGCTCGAACAAGCGCCGACGACGGCCACGGGTGAAACCGTGGTGGTTGTTGAAGATGACCCGGCCGTGCGCATGCTGGTGCTCGATCTGCTCAGGGAGTTGGGTTATCAAGCCTATGAAGCCGAAGACGCGAAGACCGCCCTGCCCTTGCTTGAGTCCGATCTGCGCGTGGATCTGCTGGTGACCGACGTTGGCCTGCCCGGCATGAATGGCCGGCAACTGGCGGAAATCGCCCGTCAGCATCGACCGGGCCTCAAGGTGCTGTTCATGACCGGTTACGCGCAGAAAGCCGCCGAGCGCCAGGGTTTTCTCGAGGACGGCATGGACATGGTCGCCAAACCGTTTGCCATTGAGCTGCTGGCCAGCAAGATCCGCATGATGCTCAGCCAAACCCCGTGA
- the hbdH gene encoding 3-hydroxybutyrate dehydrogenase, with translation MTTLSGKTALVTGSTSGIGLGIALSLAKAGANLILNGFGDASKVIAEVARFGGKVGHHPADVSDPAQIAEMIAYAEREFGGVDILVNNAGIQHVAAVEEFPVERWDSIIAINLSSVFHSTRLSLPGMRTKGWGRIINIASVHGQVGSTGKAAYVAAKHGVIGLTKVVGLETATSNVTCNAICPGWVLTPLVQKQIDDRAAKGVDPQQAQHDLLAEKQPSLEFVTPQHLGELVLFLCSEAGSQVRGAAWNIDGGWLAQ, from the coding sequence ATGACCACTCTTTCCGGCAAGACCGCACTGGTTACCGGTTCCACCAGCGGCATTGGCCTGGGTATCGCACTGAGCCTGGCCAAGGCTGGCGCCAATCTGATTCTCAACGGCTTTGGTGATGCATCGAAAGTCATCGCCGAAGTCGCCCGGTTCGGCGGCAAGGTTGGCCATCATCCGGCGGATGTCAGTGACCCGGCGCAAATTGCCGAGATGATTGCGTATGCCGAGCGCGAGTTCGGCGGTGTCGACATTCTGGTCAACAACGCCGGCATCCAGCATGTCGCCGCTGTCGAGGAATTTCCGGTCGAGCGCTGGGATTCGATCATCGCCATCAACCTGTCTTCGGTGTTTCACAGCACGCGCCTGAGCCTGCCGGGGATGCGCACCAAAGGCTGGGGACGAATCATCAATATCGCCTCGGTGCATGGCCAAGTCGGCTCGACCGGCAAAGCGGCCTACGTCGCCGCCAAGCACGGTGTGATCGGTTTGACCAAAGTGGTTGGCTTGGAAACTGCCACCAGTAACGTCACCTGCAACGCGATCTGCCCGGGCTGGGTGCTGACCCCGCTGGTACAAAAGCAGATCGATGACCGAGCGGCCAAGGGTGTCGATCCGCAGCAGGCGCAGCATGATTTGCTGGCCGAGAAACAGCCGTCACTGGAATTCGTCACACCGCAGCATCTAGGCGAACTGGTGTTGTTCCTGTGCAGCGAGGCTGGCAGCCAGGTGCGTGGGGCGGCGTGGAATATTGATGGTGGCTGGTTAGCCCAATAG
- a CDS encoding peptidylprolyl isomerase: MKAQARHILVKTAEEAEQLKQRIAKGEAFDVLAKKFSTCPSGKRGGDLGEVRPGQMVGAIDAVIFKKPLRTVHGPIKSKFGYHLVQVFYRD; encoded by the coding sequence ATGAAAGCCCAAGCCCGCCACATTCTGGTGAAAACCGCCGAAGAGGCTGAACAGCTCAAACAACGCATCGCCAAGGGTGAAGCGTTTGATGTGCTGGCGAAGAAATTTTCCACCTGCCCGTCCGGCAAACGCGGCGGTGATCTGGGTGAAGTGCGGCCGGGGCAGATGGTCGGGGCGATTGATGCAGTGATCTTCAAAAAGCCGCTGCGCACCGTGCATGGGCCGATCAAGAGCAAGTTCGGGTATCACTTGGTGCAGGTGTTTTACCGCGATTAG
- a CDS encoding PilT/PilU family type 4a pilus ATPase: protein MEIDALLSVLSNKNGSDLFLSTGASPSARIDGVLTALSDQTFKNGETAAIAASLMDAEQRREFDRDLEMNLAISRTGIGRFRVNIFKQRNDVSIVIRNVKLDIPRFADLKLPAVLLETVMLKQGLILFVGATDSGKSTSLAALIDHRNRHSSGHIITIEDPIEYIHRHQRSIINQREVGVDTRSFHAALKNTLRQAPDVVLIGEIRDRETMEHALAFADTGHLVLSTLHAINANQALDRIINMFPQERRPQLLQALGNNLKAFISQRLVRTVDGQRRAAVEVLLGTPTIADSIRRNELGELKSIMEKSAEAGMQTFDTALLRLVEERAITVDEALKNADSVNNLRLGIKLKVESAGNADMSTGDWGLVE from the coding sequence ATGGAAATCGATGCACTGTTGTCAGTTTTGTCCAATAAAAACGGTTCCGACCTGTTCCTCTCCACGGGTGCGTCGCCGAGCGCACGCATCGACGGCGTGCTGACAGCGCTGAGCGATCAAACCTTCAAGAACGGTGAAACCGCCGCGATAGCAGCTTCCCTGATGGACGCCGAGCAACGACGGGAGTTCGACCGGGATCTGGAAATGAACCTGGCGATTTCGCGAACGGGCATCGGCCGCTTTCGCGTGAACATCTTCAAACAGCGCAACGATGTATCGATCGTCATACGCAACGTCAAACTCGACATTCCGCGTTTTGCCGATTTGAAACTGCCGGCGGTACTGCTCGAAACCGTCATGCTCAAGCAAGGGTTGATCCTGTTCGTCGGCGCCACCGATTCCGGTAAATCAACCTCGCTGGCCGCGCTGATCGACCACCGCAACCGCCACAGCAGCGGCCACATCATCACCATCGAGGATCCGATCGAGTACATCCATCGGCATCAGCGTTCGATCATCAATCAACGGGAAGTCGGGGTCGATACGCGCAGCTTCCACGCAGCCTTGAAAAACACCCTGCGCCAGGCACCGGATGTAGTGCTGATTGGTGAAATCCGCGACCGCGAAACCATGGAACATGCTTTAGCGTTTGCCGATACCGGGCATCTGGTGTTGTCGACGTTGCATGCCATCAATGCCAATCAAGCGTTGGACCGGATTATCAATATGTTCCCGCAAGAGCGCCGGCCGCAGTTGTTGCAGGCGCTGGGCAATAATTTGAAAGCATTTATCTCGCAACGCTTGGTGCGCACTGTTGATGGCCAACGAAGGGCGGCTGTAGAGGTGTTATTGGGCACCCCGACAATTGCTGATTCGATCCGACGCAATGAGTTAGGCGAATTGAAAAGTATCATGGAAAAATCCGCAGAGGCGGGCATGCAGACTTTCGATACAGCACTGCTACGGTTGGTCGAAGAGCGTGCGATTACAGTGGATGAGGCGTTAAAAAATGCAGACTCGGTAAATAATTTAAGGCTTGGTATAAAGCTCAAAGTCGAGTCCGCAGGGAATGCTGATATGTCTACAGGTGATTGGGGTTTGGTCGAGTAA
- a CDS encoding GntP family permease → MSVIIALAALALLMLAAYRGYSVILFAPIAALGAVLLTDPSGVAPAFTGVFMEKMVGFIKLYFPVFLLGAVFGKLIELSGFSRSIVAAAIRLLGTKQAMLVIVLVCALLTYGGVSLFVVVFAVYPFAAEMFRQSNIPKRLIPATIALGAFSFTMDALPGTPQIQNIIPSTFFNTTAWAAPWLGVIGTIFVFCAGMLFLQRQRNNAQRAGEGYGTELRNEPETAEDLKLPNPWIALSPLLAVGIMNLLFTQWIPQWYGKTHSLALPGMATPVTTEIAKLTAIWAVQAALLVGILMVLAFGFQAIRSKLAEGSKSAVSGALLAAMNTASEYGFGAVIASLPGFLVLADWLKQIPNPLVNEAITVTLLAGITGSASGGMSIALAAMSEQFIAAAHAANIPLEVLHRVAAMASGGMDTLPHNGAVITLLAVTGLTHREAYKDIFCITLIKTLAVFVVIGTFYATGIV, encoded by the coding sequence ATGAGTGTGATCATTGCCTTGGCGGCCCTCGCGCTGCTGATGCTCGCCGCCTACCGTGGCTACAGCGTTATCCTTTTCGCGCCGATTGCCGCCCTCGGCGCTGTGCTGCTTACCGACCCTTCCGGCGTGGCCCCCGCGTTCACCGGGGTGTTCATGGAGAAAATGGTCGGCTTTATCAAACTGTATTTCCCTGTGTTCCTGCTCGGTGCCGTGTTCGGCAAGTTGATCGAACTGTCGGGCTTCTCCCGCTCGATCGTTGCGGCCGCCATCCGCTTGCTCGGCACCAAGCAGGCGATGCTGGTGATCGTGCTGGTCTGCGCCCTGCTCACTTATGGCGGCGTGTCGTTGTTCGTCGTTGTGTTCGCGGTTTATCCGTTCGCAGCGGAGATGTTCCGCCAGAGCAATATTCCCAAACGGCTGATTCCGGCGACCATCGCCCTCGGCGCCTTCTCGTTCACCATGGACGCCCTGCCCGGCACCCCGCAGATCCAGAACATCATCCCCAGCACGTTCTTCAATACCACCGCGTGGGCGGCGCCGTGGCTGGGCGTGATCGGTACGATTTTCGTGTTCTGCGCCGGCATGCTGTTTCTCCAGCGTCAACGCAACAACGCCCAGCGCGCCGGCGAAGGCTACGGCACTGAACTGCGCAACGAGCCGGAAACCGCAGAAGACCTGAAGCTGCCGAACCCATGGATTGCGCTGTCGCCGCTGCTGGCAGTGGGCATCATGAACCTGCTGTTTACCCAGTGGATTCCGCAGTGGTATGGCAAGACCCATAGCCTCGCGCTGCCGGGCATGGCCACCCCAGTCACCACCGAGATCGCCAAACTGACGGCGATCTGGGCGGTGCAAGCGGCTTTGCTGGTTGGCATTCTGATGGTGCTGGCGTTCGGTTTTCAGGCGATTCGCAGCAAGCTCGCCGAAGGCAGCAAAAGCGCGGTCAGCGGTGCGTTGCTGGCGGCGATGAACACCGCATCCGAATATGGCTTCGGCGCAGTGATCGCTTCGCTGCCGGGCTTTCTGGTATTGGCTGACTGGCTCAAGCAGATCCCCAATCCGCTGGTCAACGAAGCCATCACCGTGACGCTGCTGGCGGGTATCACCGGCTCGGCGTCGGGCGGCATGAGCATTGCGCTGGCGGCGATGTCGGAACAGTTCATTGCCGCAGCCCACGCCGCGAACATTCCGCTCGAAGTGCTGCACCGCGTTGCCGCGATGGCCAGTGGCGGCATGGACACCCTGCCGCACAACGGCGCGGTCATCACCCTGCTGGCCGTCACCGGCCTGACCCACCGCGAAGCCTATAAAGACATTTTCTGTATTACGCTGATCAAGACCCTCGCGGTTTTCGTCGTGATCGGCACTTTCTACGCCACTGGCATTGTGTGA
- a CDS encoding sugar kinase yields MNTLSPLGPNTPRIALIGECMIELQQRADGSLQQSFGGDTLNTAVYLSRAMGDKADVDYVTALGDDSFSDAMCQIWTSEGIGLDLVQRLQGRLPGLYCIQTDANGERRFLYWRNEAAVRDCFTTPAAEPILAALPNYDVLYFSGITLAVLGTKGRERLIQTLIEARQRDARIVFDNNYRPRLWASPEEARAAYRSVLPHIDLALLTVDDEQALFGFADCDAVFEAYAQIGTPEVVLKRGAEACLIRCDGEAFEVPAQKVEKVVDTTAAGDSFSAAYLASRLLGGSPAEAAEAGHQLASRVIQVPGALIPKQA; encoded by the coding sequence CCTGATCGGCGAGTGCATGATCGAACTGCAGCAACGCGCCGACGGCAGTCTGCAGCAAAGTTTCGGCGGTGACACCCTGAACACCGCGGTGTACCTGTCCCGCGCAATGGGCGACAAGGCCGATGTCGACTACGTCACCGCGCTGGGCGACGACAGTTTCAGCGACGCCATGTGCCAGATCTGGACAAGCGAAGGTATCGGCCTCGATCTGGTTCAACGCCTGCAGGGTCGCTTGCCGGGCCTGTATTGCATCCAGACCGACGCCAACGGCGAGCGCCGTTTCCTCTATTGGCGCAACGAAGCGGCGGTTCGCGATTGTTTCACCACCCCGGCAGCCGAACCGATTCTGGCGGCTTTGCCGAATTACGATGTGCTGTATTTCAGCGGCATCACCTTGGCCGTGCTCGGTACGAAGGGCCGTGAGCGATTGATCCAGACCCTGATCGAAGCACGTCAGCGCGATGCGCGGATTGTCTTCGACAACAACTACCGGCCGCGCTTGTGGGCGTCACCGGAAGAGGCGCGTGCGGCTTATCGCAGCGTTCTTCCGCACATAGACCTAGCGTTGTTGACGGTGGATGACGAGCAGGCCCTGTTCGGGTTTGCCGATTGCGATGCGGTGTTCGAGGCTTACGCGCAGATCGGCACGCCGGAAGTGGTGCTCAAGCGTGGCGCTGAAGCGTGCCTGATTCGTTGTGATGGCGAAGCGTTTGAAGTGCCGGCGCAGAAGGTCGAAAAAGTGGTGGACACCACGGCGGCGGGGGATTCGTTCAGTGCGGCGTATCTGGCCAGCCGGTTGCTGGGCGGCAGTCCGGCCGAGGCTGCCGAGGCGGGGCATCAGTTGGCAAGCCGGGTGATTCAGGTGCCGGGAGCATTGATTCCGAAACAGGCTTGA
- a CDS encoding acetoacetate--CoA ligase: MSDILWQPDANRIANSRMDTFRRAINERHSLKLDDYPALHQWSVEQRAEFWQAIVDFFDIRFHTQPDAVLREGPNMPDAEWFPGATLNFAEHLLRRRDDAVAVISVAENGQREQLTWAELAERVAGFQASLQAAGVGLGDRVAACMPNTWQTLVAMLATTSLGAIWSCSSPDFGTHGVIDRFGQIEPKVLITCAGYRYAGKAIDQSDKINGILEQLPTLKQLIIVPYAHPHAHVETYRTRAEVTLWDDFYEAGGEADFVAVPFNHPLYVLYSSGTTGVPKCIVHSTGGVLLQHVKEHGLHCDLSPGDRLFYYTTCGWMMWNWLVSALAVGSAVVLYDGSPFHPDNQRLLELIDDERISVFGTSPKFLATLESSGVKPRESHDLGSLKTLLCTGSALSPQSYDFVYRDFKPDVCLASMSGGTDIVSCFVNGNPLSPVRRGENMGKSLGMAVEVWNDAGQPVIGEKGELVCTRHFPAMPIGLWNDPDGAKLRQSYFSLFPGVWAQGDYAEQRPHGGMLIHGRSDAVLNPGGVRIGTAEIYRQVEKVVEVLDSVAIGQQWQDDVRVVLFVRLREGLELDEALEQRIRQIIRANTTPRHVPAKIVAVTDIPRTISGKVVELAVREVVHGRPVKNTDALANPEALEQFRDRPELGATEGIQR, translated from the coding sequence ATGTCCGACATCCTCTGGCAACCCGACGCCAACCGTATCGCCAATTCGCGCATGGACACCTTCCGCCGTGCGATCAATGAGCGCCACTCGCTGAAACTCGACGACTACCCTGCCCTGCACCAATGGAGCGTCGAACAGCGCGCGGAATTCTGGCAGGCAATCGTCGACTTCTTCGATATCCGTTTTCACACCCAGCCCGATGCCGTGTTGCGTGAAGGGCCGAACATGCCCGACGCCGAGTGGTTTCCTGGCGCCACGCTGAACTTCGCCGAACACCTGCTGCGTCGTCGCGACGATGCTGTGGCGGTAATAAGCGTGGCGGAGAATGGCCAGCGCGAGCAGTTGACCTGGGCCGAACTCGCCGAGCGCGTCGCCGGGTTTCAAGCGAGCCTGCAAGCTGCCGGTGTTGGCCTCGGTGATCGCGTCGCCGCGTGCATGCCGAATACCTGGCAGACGCTGGTGGCGATGCTCGCTACTACCAGCCTCGGCGCGATCTGGTCGTGCTCCTCGCCGGACTTCGGCACCCACGGCGTGATCGACCGTTTCGGCCAGATCGAACCGAAGGTACTGATCACCTGCGCGGGTTATCGCTATGCCGGCAAGGCGATCGACCAGAGCGACAAAATCAACGGAATACTCGAACAACTGCCAACGTTAAAGCAGTTGATCATCGTGCCTTACGCGCATCCGCACGCCCACGTCGAGACCTACCGGACTCGCGCCGAAGTGACCTTGTGGGATGACTTCTATGAAGCAGGCGGCGAAGCGGATTTTGTAGCGGTGCCGTTCAATCATCCGCTGTACGTGTTGTATTCCAGCGGCACTACCGGCGTGCCGAAATGCATCGTTCACAGCACCGGCGGCGTACTGCTGCAACACGTCAAGGAACACGGCCTGCATTGCGATCTTAGTCCTGGCGATCGATTGTTTTACTACACGACGTGCGGCTGGATGATGTGGAACTGGCTGGTCTCCGCGCTCGCGGTCGGCAGCGCCGTGGTGCTGTATGACGGTTCGCCGTTTCACCCGGACAACCAGCGTTTGCTCGAGCTGATCGACGATGAACGCATCAGCGTGTTCGGCACCAGCCCCAAGTTCCTCGCCACCCTCGAAAGCAGCGGCGTCAAACCCCGCGAAAGCCATGATCTGGGGAGTCTGAAAACGCTGCTGTGCACCGGCTCGGCGCTGTCGCCGCAAAGCTATGACTTCGTCTATCGCGACTTCAAACCTGATGTGTGTCTGGCCTCGATGTCTGGCGGCACCGACATCGTCTCGTGCTTCGTCAATGGCAACCCGCTGTCACCCGTGCGTCGCGGCGAGAACATGGGCAAAAGCCTGGGCATGGCGGTTGAAGTCTGGAACGACGCCGGGCAGCCAGTGATTGGCGAAAAAGGCGAACTGGTCTGCACCCGACACTTCCCGGCGATGCCGATCGGTCTGTGGAATGACCCCGACGGAGCAAAACTGCGGCAGTCGTATTTCAGCCTGTTTCCCGGGGTCTGGGCACAGGGCGATTACGCCGAACAACGGCCTCATGGCGGGATGCTGATTCATGGCCGCTCGGATGCCGTGCTCAATCCCGGCGGTGTGCGCATCGGCACGGCGGAGATCTACCGTCAGGTTGAGAAAGTCGTTGAAGTGCTGGACAGCGTTGCCATCGGTCAGCAGTGGCAGGATGACGTGCGGGTTGTGCTGTTTGTCAGGTTGCGCGAAGGGCTGGAACTGGATGAAGCACTGGAGCAGCGCATCCGTCAGATAATCCGCGCCAATACCACACCAAGGCATGTACCGGCGAAGATCGTTGCGGTGACGGACATTCCGCGCACCATCAGTGGCAAGGTTGTGGAGCTGGCCGTGCGTGAGGTAGTGCATGGACGGCCGGTTAAAAATACTGATGCACTGGCCAATCCCGAAGCGCTGGAGCAGTTTCGGGATCGGCCGGAGCTGGGCGCGACCGAGGGCATTCAAAGATGA